The Flammeovirgaceae bacterium genome contains a region encoding:
- a CDS encoding GMC family oxidoreductase, translating to MNLNINAENQNTYDAIVIGSGISGGWAAKELTEKGLKTIMLERGRNIEHIKDYVNANKELWEFPHRGRRTQQMIKDYPVLKRDYPLNETVLDMWVKDKECPYTEIKRFDWYRGYHVGGRSLMWGRQSYRLNKWDFEANAREGIAVDWPIRYEDIAPWYSYAEKFAGIQGNKDGLDVLPDGDFMPPMELNCVEKEVKKRLAEYYKGKRHLIIGRSANLTQPHYDRINCQYRNRCWRGCPFGGYFSTQSATLPAAMKTGNLTLRPFSIVTKILYDKDKKRATGVEVLDAETNQTYEFYAKIVFVCASALNSTWVLMNSATEVWPDGLGSSSGELGHNVMDHHFRAGAKGRVEGFSDKYEYGRRPTGIYIPRFRNIFGDKRDYLRGFGYQGGAGRGRGVEVAEFTIGADLKDALSVPTDDWQIGITAFGEMLPYHENKVTLDKNTKDKWGLPVLAFDVEIKENEKKMRIDMMNDAKEMLEVSGVKDVETYDHGYAVGMGIHEMGTARMGRDPKTSVLNKYNQVWDAPNVFVTDGACMTSASCVNPSLTYMALTARAADYAVAELKKRNL from the coding sequence ATGAATTTGAACATTAATGCCGAAAATCAAAATACCTACGATGCCATCGTAATTGGGTCGGGTATTAGCGGAGGTTGGGCCGCCAAAGAACTCACCGAAAAGGGACTTAAAACCATCATGCTTGAGCGCGGCAGAAACATTGAGCACATTAAAGATTATGTAAACGCCAATAAAGAACTCTGGGAGTTTCCTCACCGCGGCCGTAGGACCCAGCAAATGATAAAGGATTATCCCGTGCTTAAGCGCGATTACCCATTAAATGAAACCGTGCTCGATATGTGGGTAAAAGATAAGGAGTGCCCGTATACTGAGATTAAGCGATTTGACTGGTATCGCGGATATCATGTCGGAGGCCGTTCTCTAATGTGGGGTCGCCAGAGTTATCGGCTAAACAAGTGGGACTTCGAAGCCAATGCCAGGGAAGGTATTGCGGTTGATTGGCCTATCCGTTATGAAGATATTGCTCCATGGTACAGTTATGCCGAAAAGTTTGCAGGCATCCAGGGTAATAAAGATGGTTTAGACGTATTGCCCGATGGGGATTTTATGCCTCCGATGGAGCTTAACTGTGTGGAGAAGGAGGTAAAGAAGCGCCTGGCAGAATACTATAAAGGCAAACGCCACCTGATTATCGGACGCAGTGCAAACTTAACGCAACCACACTACGACAGGATAAATTGTCAGTACCGTAACCGCTGCTGGCGTGGTTGCCCGTTTGGTGGTTACTTTAGTACTCAATCGGCTACGTTACCTGCTGCGATGAAAACGGGGAACCTTACTCTCCGGCCATTTTCAATCGTAACAAAAATTCTTTACGATAAAGACAAGAAACGGGCCACCGGGGTTGAAGTGCTTGATGCTGAAACCAATCAAACCTATGAGTTCTATGCTAAAATCGTTTTTGTTTGCGCTTCCGCGTTAAACTCTACATGGGTGCTCATGAACTCAGCCACGGAGGTGTGGCCTGATGGTTTAGGCAGCAGCAGTGGTGAACTCGGTCATAACGTAATGGACCATCATTTCAGAGCCGGTGCCAAAGGCCGGGTTGAAGGGTTTAGCGATAAGTACGAGTACGGAAGAAGGCCTACAGGAATTTATATACCACGATTCAGGAATATTTTTGGCGATAAACGCGATTACCTGCGCGGATTTGGTTACCAGGGCGGAGCCGGAAGAGGCCGTGGTGTTGAGGTGGCTGAATTTACTATAGGTGCCGACTTAAAAGATGCGTTAAGTGTACCAACTGATGACTGGCAAATAGGCATTACCGCCTTTGGTGAAATGCTGCCGTACCACGAAAACAAAGTAACGCTTGATAAAAATACGAAAGACAAATGGGGATTACCGGTATTGGCCTTCGATGTGGAAATAAAGGAAAACGAAAAGAAGATGCGCATCGATATGATGAACGATGCCAAAGAGATGCTTGAAGTAAGCGGTGTAAAGGATGTGGAGACCTATGATCACGGCTATGCCGTGGGTATGGGCATCCACGAAATGGGAACTGCACGCATGGGTCGCGATCCGAAAACCTCGGTGCTTAACAAGTACAATCAGGTGTGGGATGCACCGAATGTGTTTGTTACAGACGGAGCCTGCATGACCAGTGCCTCGTGTGTTAACCCATCATTAACCTATATGGCGTTGACCGCCCGGGCAGCCGACTACGCGGTTGCTGAACTTAAAAAACGTAATCTTTAA
- a CDS encoding nucleoside permease — protein sequence MSAPSLLVPRLSAMMFFQFFIWGAWYTTVAVYMTELGMTNLTHWPYTVNPIAAIVAPFFLGLIADRYFATEKVLGVLHILGGIIMFIVPQASQSPTLFIILLLAYNLCYMPTLGLANSLAFHNITDQENQFPVIRVFGTIGWIVAGLFISFVLGKLINGVAEKTALPLYTTAAASILLGFYSFSLPHTPPKGAGEKVSLRSIAGIDAFKALGSKPFYIFLLCSFLICIPLAAYYNYTQIYLGASGFTNIAGTQTLGQMSEVIFMLLMPLFFARLGVKWMLLVGMFAWVLRYSLFALGAPESIHWMIIVGIALHGICYDFFFVTGQIYVDKKSTEKIRGQAQGFLVLVTYGVGMLIGAQIAGALYNSFLGTATALSPEQWKQFWWIPAGFAAFVIVIFALLFQDKVDKEAKAH from the coding sequence ATGTCTGCACCATCCTTACTTGTTCCGCGCCTTAGCGCCATGATGTTTTTTCAGTTCTTCATCTGGGGCGCATGGTACACTACCGTAGCTGTTTACATGACTGAGTTGGGCATGACCAACCTTACCCACTGGCCCTACACGGTTAACCCGATTGCCGCTATTGTAGCACCGTTTTTCCTTGGCCTGATAGCCGACCGTTACTTTGCAACCGAAAAGGTTTTAGGTGTACTTCACATCCTGGGCGGAATCATCATGTTTATTGTGCCGCAAGCCAGTCAGTCGCCCACCTTGTTTATCATTTTGTTACTCGCTTACAACTTATGTTATATGCCCACCCTGGGGTTGGCCAACTCGCTTGCCTTTCATAACATTACCGATCAGGAAAACCAGTTTCCGGTAATCCGAGTGTTTGGAACCATCGGGTGGATTGTAGCCGGGTTATTCATCAGTTTTGTTCTGGGTAAATTAATTAATGGCGTTGCTGAAAAAACAGCGCTTCCGCTTTATACTACGGCCGCTGCCTCCATACTTCTTGGCTTCTATAGTTTTTCGCTTCCACATACACCTCCAAAAGGAGCCGGAGAAAAAGTATCCCTTCGCAGCATCGCGGGTATTGATGCATTTAAAGCCCTGGGCAGTAAACCATTTTATATTTTCCTGCTTTGCTCGTTTCTGATATGCATCCCCCTGGCCGCATACTATAATTATACCCAGATTTATCTTGGTGCGAGCGGATTCACCAACATTGCCGGTACGCAAACGCTGGGGCAAATGAGTGAAGTTATATTCATGCTGCTAATGCCTCTTTTTTTCGCCAGGCTGGGAGTAAAATGGATGTTGCTGGTGGGTATGTTCGCTTGGGTGCTGCGTTACAGTTTGTTTGCACTGGGTGCACCTGAAAGTATCCACTGGATGATTATAGTGGGCATAGCGCTTCATGGTATTTGTTATGATTTTTTCTTTGTAACCGGCCAGATTTATGTTGATAAAAAGTCAACTGAAAAAATTCGAGGGCAGGCACAGGGTTTCCTGGTACTTGTAACATACGGAGTGGGCATGCTGATTGGGGCGCAGATTGCCGGTGCCCTGTATAACAGTTTCCTGGGAACCGCTACCGCACTAAGCCCTGAGCAGTGGAAACAATTCTGGTGGATACCGGCAGGATTTGCTGCCTTTGTTATCGTAATCTTTGCTCTTTTATTCCAGGATAAAGTTGATAAAGAAGCAAAAGCGCACTGA
- a CDS encoding gluconate 2-dehydrogenase subunit 3 family protein, protein MDRRDLLKRIALVTGAAVVGGDFFLMGCKQSGKPEAGFSPDNIALLNEVGETIIPATQTPGAKAAQVGEFMQVYVTDCYTERQQAAFMEGLVSLQEACNKMHGKSFMDCDEAQRKEFLITLEKEAKVYNQKRDEEDKPKREAHNQQNSTLAWKDQTEFEGSPSHYYTMIKQLTLLGFFTSETGMTETLRHIPVPGRYDGEFPYAKGDKAWAE, encoded by the coding sequence ATGGATAGAAGAGATCTTTTAAAGCGAATTGCACTGGTTACCGGTGCGGCTGTGGTAGGCGGAGACTTTTTCCTGATGGGTTGTAAACAATCCGGTAAGCCAGAGGCGGGATTCAGTCCGGACAATATTGCGTTGCTGAATGAAGTAGGCGAAACCATTATTCCGGCTACGCAAACACCGGGTGCCAAAGCCGCCCAGGTGGGCGAATTTATGCAGGTTTATGTAACCGACTGTTACACCGAGCGCCAACAGGCCGCTTTTATGGAAGGGCTGGTTTCCTTACAGGAAGCCTGCAATAAAATGCACGGCAAAAGCTTTATGGATTGCGATGAAGCCCAACGGAAGGAGTTTTTAATTACTCTGGAAAAAGAAGCAAAGGTATACAACCAGAAGCGTGACGAAGAAGATAAACCAAAACGCGAAGCTCATAATCAGCAAAACAGTACACTCGCCTGGAAAGATCAAACCGAATTTGAAGGATCCCCCAGTCATTACTATACCATGATTAAGCAACTTACCCTGCTTGGTTTCTTTACTTCCGAAACCGGCATGACAGAAACACTCCGGCATATACCTGTACCCGGCCGTTACGATGGCGAGTTTCCGTATGCCAAAGGCGATAAAGCCTGGGCTGAATAA